CGCGGCCCGGCTCCGCCCCCGTGGCCCGGTACGGACGAACCCGCGTCCGGGGTCCGAGGACTCCGGGGCGCGAAGGCACCGGATAGCCTGACCGCATGACGTACGCCCGTGCCGACGGTGATCACAAGACCCGGCGCCTGGTCCCCGAGGACGAAGTCCTCCGCGCCGCGCTCACGGCCTTCTCCCGTCATGGATTCGAGGGCGTCTCCCTGCGCTCCCTCAACGCCGACCTGAACGTCAGCCACAACATGCTCACCAAGCGGTACGGCTCCAAAGACGCCCTGTGGACGGCAGCCGTCGACCATGCCTGCGCCCGCCTGACCGAGGCGCTCGACCGTGCCGAGGACCCGGCCGGCACTCCGTTCGACCGGCTGCACGGCATGATCACCACCTTCGTCGAGGCCGCCGCGCACCAGCCGGCCCTGCTCCGGCTGGTCAACTCCGAGGCCGCCCACGACTCCGAGCGCGTCACCCACCTGTGGACCCGTCACATCGAGCCGACCATCACGCGCTTCGCGCCCCTGTACGCGCAGCTCGTCGCCGACGGCACCCTCAAGGACGTCCCCCTGCCCACCGTCTACTTCATGATCACCGCAGGCGGTACCGCGCCGTGGGCCAATCCCGCGCTCAGTACCCGCCTCGGCCACCCGCCGGACTCCCTCCGCGCGATCCGCCTCCATGCCCACCACGTCGCCGACCTCATCCTCAACGGACTGCGCACCCTTCGATGAGCCCCGGGCGGTCCCCGTCGGCGCGGGTATCCGCGTCGGCCCGGGCACGGGGGAGTCCGGCCGTGCCGGGCTCGGCGCCCGATGCTGCGCACGGCGTTCCCGCGGGTGCCCGCAGCGTGCGGGCCGACGCACGTCATCCCTGCCAGACGTCGCCCACCGACGGGGCCAGCGCCCTTGCCTGGGCGCGGCCCGCGCGGGCGGCGGCCGGCCGGCGGCCGTCGTCCGCCATGTCG
Above is a window of Streptomyces subrutilus DNA encoding:
- a CDS encoding TetR/AcrR family transcriptional regulator, which translates into the protein MTYARADGDHKTRRLVPEDEVLRAALTAFSRHGFEGVSLRSLNADLNVSHNMLTKRYGSKDALWTAAVDHACARLTEALDRAEDPAGTPFDRLHGMITTFVEAAAHQPALLRLVNSEAAHDSERVTHLWTRHIEPTITRFAPLYAQLVADGTLKDVPLPTVYFMITAGGTAPWANPALSTRLGHPPDSLRAIRLHAHHVADLILNGLRTLR